CCCCTACGGCGCCGTACGGGCCCGCAAGGTGGCGCTCGGCACCAACATCTTCCCCAGCCTGCTGCGGCGTGTGCGCTCGTACACCGTCCCGGTCTACGACTACGCGCTGATGACCGAGCCGCTGAGCCCCGAGCAGCTGTCGGCCGTCGGCTGGCGGGGCAGACAGGGGCTGGGGGACAGCGCCAACCAGTTCCACTACTTCCGGCTGTCCGCGGACAACCGCATCCTGTGGGGCGGTTACGACGCCGTCCACCACTACGGCGGCCGGGTGCGGGCGGAGTACGACGACCGCCCGGAGACGTACGCCAAGCTCGCGGGGCACTTCTTCACCTGCTTCCCGCAGTTGGAGGGCCTGCGCTTCACCCACGCCTGGGGCGGCGCGATCGACACCTGCTCCCGCTTCTCGGCGTTCTTCGGCACCGCCCACCAGGACAAGGTGGCGTACGCCGCGGGCTACACCGGCCTCGGCGTCGGCGCGACCCGCTTCGGCGCCAACGTGATGCTGGACCTGCTGGACGGGGAGCGCACCGAGCGCACCGAACTGGAGATGGTGCGCAAGCGGCCGCTGCCGTTCCCGCCGGAGCCGTTCGCCTGGACCGGCATCGCCCTCACCAAGTGGTCCCTGGCCCGCGCGGACGCCCAGGGCGGCCGGCGGAACCTGTGGCTGCGCACGATGGACCGGCTGGGGCTGGGCTTCGACAGCTGACCGGTCGCGCGCGGCGCCGGACACCGCACGCCAGGTGATGTGACTCAGGTCACTTACCCGGGGTGTCGAACCCGCGTAATGCTCCCGCGCGGCCTCCCTCTCTCCCCCCGACGCGACCGCGTCGCCCATCCGGAGAGAGGGAGGCCCGCTGATGACGGGGACGAAGACGGCGGTGGAGTGGCTGGCGGCCGTGGCGCTGGACCCCGAGTCCTGCCGCTGGGAATGGGAGCGCAGCCCGCACGGGATCGCGCTGCTGCCCGCCGGCCGCGCCTGGGACGTGCTGATCCTGCCGGCCCACCTGGGCTATCCGACCCTGGACGTGCTGACCCGGCTGCTGGACCGGACGGGCCCGGTCCTCGCCGACTTCGGCGACAACCGGGTCGGCTTCTTCGTGCCGCCGGGCACCGCGGGCCGCTGGCTCGGCACCGGGGTGCGCACCGCGGGGGCCGGCACCTGGATCGTCGTACCGCACCCGGGCCGCACCACCCGGGGCGTGCGCTGGCTGGTGCCGCCGGACGGCTCGGGCACCCTGACCGACCCGGCGCTGCTGGAACTGGCGATGCACGAGGCGGCGGCCGGGCTGTTCACGGGCACCGGTGAGGACGGGTGACGCCCGGATGCCTTGACACCGGGATTGGTCTGGACCAAATTGAGTGCCGCTCCACCCTCCAACTCCCCCCTGCCCGGAGGCATTCGTGGACCGCACCAGACCCCTGCTCGCCCTCCTCACCGCGACGGCGCTGGCCGTGCCCGGCCTCACCGCGCTCTCGTCGGCCGCCCACGCCGCCGACGCGGACGTGGTCCAGAACGGCGGCTTCGAGTCCGGCCTGACCGGCTGGACCTGCTCGGCCGGAACGATCGTCAACTCGCCCGTGCACAGCGGAAGTTCCGCGCTCCAGGCCACACCGGCGGGCAGCGACAACGCCCAGTGCGCCCAGACGGTGACCGTCCAGCCGAACGCGCAGTACACGCTGTCCGGTTACGTCCGCGGCTCCTACGTCTACCTCGGCGCGAGCGGCACCGGCACCACCGACGTCTCCGCCTGGACGCAGTCGGCACCCGACTGGCAGAAGCTGGCCACCACCTTCACCACCGGCCCCTCCACCACCAAGGTGACTCTCTATACCCACGGTTGGTACGGCACCGGCGCCTACAACGCCGACGACATCTCGCTCGTCGGCCCCGGCGGCAGCGGCACCACACAGCCCCCCGCCGTGCCCGGCGGGCTGACCGCGTCCTCCGTCACCGCCTCCTCCGTCGCCCTGTCCTGGTCGGCGGTGCCCGGCGCCACCGGATACGCCGTCTACCGCGACGGGGTCAAGGTCCAGACGGCGAACGGGACTTCGGCGACCGTCACCGGCCTCACCGCCTCGACCGCGTACAGCTTCCAGGTCACGGCCGTCAACGCCGCGGGGGAGTCCGCGAAGTCGGCCGCGGTCACGGTGACGACGCCCGCGGGCGGCTCGGGCGGCGGGCCGGGCGGCGGTTCGGCCGGCCTCCCGGCGCACGCCCTGGTCGGCTACCTCCACGCCAGCTTCGCCAACGGGTCCGGCTACACCCGGCTCGCGGACGTCCCCGACAGCTGGGACGTCATCGACCTGGCCTTCGCCGAGCCGACCTCGGCGACCTCCGGGGACGTCGAGTTCAAGCGCTGCCCGGTCACCGACTGCCCCAACGCCGAGAGCGACGCCGACTTCAAGGCGGCCGTCAAGGCCAAGCAGGCGGCCGGCAAGAAGGTGCTGATCTCCATCGGCGGCCAGAACGGCCAGGTGCAGCTGACCACCACGGCGGCCCGGGACGCCTTCGTCTCCTCCGTCTCGAAGATCATCGACACCTACGGGCTGGACGGCCTCGACATCGACTTCGAGGGCCACTCGCTGTCCCTGGACACGAACGACACGGACTTCAAAAACCCCACCACGCCCGTGATCGTCAACCTCATCTCCGCGCTGAAGACCCTGAAGGCCAGGTACGGCTCCTCGTTCGTGCTGACCATGGCGCCGGAGACCTTCTTCGTGCAGAACGGCTACCAGTACTACGGCACCGGCAAGTGGGGCGGCCAGGACCCGCGCTGCGGCGCCTACCTCCCGGTGATCTACGCCCTGCGCGACGACCTCACCCTGCTGCACGTCCAGGACTACAACTCCGGCCCGATCATGGGCCTGGACAACCAGTACCACTCCATGGGCGGCGCCGACTTCCACATCGCCATGACCGACATGCTGCTCACCGGCTTCCCGGTGGCCGGCGACCCGAACAACGTCTTCCCGCCGCTGCGCCCCGACCAGGTGGCGATCGGCATGCCGGCCTCCACCAACGCGGGCAACGGCTACGTGGCCCCCGCCGAGGTCACCAAGACCCTGGACTGCCTGACCAGGAAGACCAACTGCGGCTCGTACCCCACCCATGGCACCTGGCCGGGCCTGCGCGGCCTGATGACCTGGTCGATCAACTGGGACCGCTACTCGAACTGGGAGTTCCAGAAGACGTTCGACGGCTACTTCGGCTGACCCCGGGCACCGCGGCGAGCGCGGTCAGCAGGACCGCGCTCAGGCACCAGCTCGCCAGCACGTCCAGCGGCCAGTGGTAGCCGTGGCGGACGAGGCCGTAGCCGACGCCGAGGACGAGGGCCGCGCAGAGCGCGAGCACGGTCCGGCGGGCGGCGCGGGAGCGGAGCCAGGACAGCAGCAGGAGGGTCGCCGAACCGTAGGCGACGGTCGCCGTCGCCGTGTGCCCGGAGGGGTAGTAGCCGACGGCCGGGGGCACCACGGGGGTCCCCGGCCGTGCGGCCCAGTCCTTCAGCGGGACCACCAGCGCGGGGAGCACCGCCATCAAGGCGGCGGCCGCGGCCGGCGGCAGCCACCAGCGGGGGTGCCCGGCGCCGCGGCCGCGCCACAGGGCGTGTCCGACGGCGACGGCGAGGACCGGCACGGCGACCTGGACGTTGCCGAGGTCGGAGAGGAACGCGGAGAACCCGTCCGGATGGACCAGGGCCCGGCTGAGCCGGGCGTCCGCGCGCAGCAGCGGGCCGTGCGTGACGACCTGCCAGGTGATCAGGGCGAAGAGGACGGCCGGGACACCGAGGAGCAGAGAGCGGCGGACTGGGTTCGACACGGGGCCCAGCTTGGCAGGCGGGCGCGGCGCGACAGGGGGCGGGGGCGCACCGGCGGGGAGCGGGGCCGGCCGGGAGGAGGAGGTCGGCCGCCCCGGAACAGGGGGGGGTGGTCACGGGGCGGCCGTCCGGACCGGAACGTCGCGCGCCCCGGGGGGTTTGGGGCGGCGACCGTCCGATCGGTGAGGAGATCCCGGCGTCAGGCGCCGGTTGTGTGCGCGAAGGCACGACCAGGTCGAAGCTGGGGAGGCCCCGGCCTGAAGTCGCCCACGGTCCCCCGTGGACGGGGTGCATCTCTCATCTGGGTAGAACCTACGGCAGGCCGCGGCGCTTGGGCAGACGGATTTCCGTCCCGTCATCCACCTCGCACACCTTCTTCACACGGCCTGCCGCAGCCGGAACTCGCCGCCT
This Streptomyces misionensis DNA region includes the following protein-coding sequences:
- a CDS encoding chitinase, translated to MDRTRPLLALLTATALAVPGLTALSSAAHAADADVVQNGGFESGLTGWTCSAGTIVNSPVHSGSSALQATPAGSDNAQCAQTVTVQPNAQYTLSGYVRGSYVYLGASGTGTTDVSAWTQSAPDWQKLATTFTTGPSTTKVTLYTHGWYGTGAYNADDISLVGPGGSGTTQPPAVPGGLTASSVTASSVALSWSAVPGATGYAVYRDGVKVQTANGTSATVTGLTASTAYSFQVTAVNAAGESAKSAAVTVTTPAGGSGGGPGGGSAGLPAHALVGYLHASFANGSGYTRLADVPDSWDVIDLAFAEPTSATSGDVEFKRCPVTDCPNAESDADFKAAVKAKQAAGKKVLISIGGQNGQVQLTTTAARDAFVSSVSKIIDTYGLDGLDIDFEGHSLSLDTNDTDFKNPTTPVIVNLISALKTLKARYGSSFVLTMAPETFFVQNGYQYYGTGKWGGQDPRCGAYLPVIYALRDDLTLLHVQDYNSGPIMGLDNQYHSMGGADFHIAMTDMLLTGFPVAGDPNNVFPPLRPDQVAIGMPASTNAGNGYVAPAEVTKTLDCLTRKTNCGSYPTHGTWPGLRGLMTWSINWDRYSNWEFQKTFDGYFG
- a CDS encoding phosphatase PAP2 family protein, with amino-acid sequence MGPVSNPVRRSLLLGVPAVLFALITWQVVTHGPLLRADARLSRALVHPDGFSAFLSDLGNVQVAVPVLAVAVGHALWRGRGAGHPRWWLPPAAAAALMAVLPALVVPLKDWAARPGTPVVPPAVGYYPSGHTATATVAYGSATLLLLSWLRSRAARRTVLALCAALVLGVGYGLVRHGYHWPLDVLASWCLSAVLLTALAAVPGVSRSSRRTSSGTPSSSSGPS